From a single Natronorubrum tibetense GA33 genomic region:
- a CDS encoding TetR/AcrR family transcriptional regulator, which produces MGANADGEPVDTEEAIMRATYRALCKHGYANLTMQAIADEFDKTKGVLHYHYDTKEALLVAFLEYLLSAFEQNIAVEGRGDPDERLEALIDTLLFGPPERGTFDHWELTTAMLEVRTEAPHNDEFCRQLSRNYETVEATVIAIVEEGIEQGVFRDVDPEQVATLLLASINGGRIYQVTLERDDIAEITRASLDAILREWLYRSGSTGDTH; this is translated from the coding sequence ATGGGGGCCAACGCCGACGGCGAGCCCGTCGACACCGAGGAGGCGATCATGCGGGCCACGTATCGTGCGCTGTGCAAACACGGCTATGCGAACCTGACGATGCAGGCGATCGCCGACGAGTTCGACAAGACGAAAGGCGTCCTCCACTACCACTACGACACCAAGGAAGCCCTGCTCGTCGCGTTTCTCGAGTATCTGCTCTCGGCGTTCGAGCAGAACATCGCCGTCGAGGGCCGCGGCGACCCTGACGAGCGCCTCGAGGCGCTGATCGACACGCTGCTGTTCGGCCCGCCCGAGCGAGGGACGTTCGACCACTGGGAACTGACGACCGCGATGCTCGAGGTTCGCACGGAGGCCCCGCACAACGACGAGTTCTGCCGACAGTTGAGCCGCAACTACGAGACGGTCGAGGCGACCGTGATCGCGATCGTCGAAGAGGGGATCGAACAGGGCGTCTTCCGCGACGTTGATCCGGAGCAGGTCGCGACGCTGCTGCTGGCCAGCATCAACGGCGGGCGGATCTATCAGGTGACTCTCGAGCGCGACGACATCGCGGAGATCACTCGAGCGAGCCTCGACGCGATCCTTCGCGAGTGGCTCTATCGGTCCGGTTCGACGGGCGACACTCATTGA
- a CDS encoding TIGR04024 family LLM class F420-dependent oxidoreductase: protein MTDRDVHLPVAAQPTVDSIVDYTTLAEEGGYDCAWLPETWGRDGVVVLTAMAERTESIDIGSSILNTYSRSPALLGQTAATMQEVSDGRFRLGLGPSGPVVIENWHGMEYGNPLRRTRETVEIVREVLSGEPVNYDGDDFQLSGFRLRCEAPKPSPPIEVTGMGPKAVELAGRFADGWHGIMLTPEGMDDRLEDIERGAELGDRDPDDVHVTTGVTCCALEDAERARKLTRQHIGFYIGGMGTFYRDALERQGYEEAPEIHDAWQDGDRERALELVDESILDDLCAFGTPEETREQLEAYEAVEGLDSIAISFPRGADEDTVKQTMEAVAPDAS from the coding sequence ATGACAGACAGAGACGTTCACCTTCCGGTCGCGGCCCAACCGACTGTCGACTCGATCGTCGACTACACCACATTGGCGGAGGAGGGCGGCTACGACTGCGCCTGGCTCCCCGAGACGTGGGGCCGCGACGGCGTGGTCGTCCTGACCGCGATGGCCGAACGGACCGAGTCGATCGATATCGGCTCGAGCATCCTCAACACCTATTCGCGCTCGCCGGCCCTGCTGGGCCAGACGGCGGCGACGATGCAGGAGGTTTCCGACGGCCGGTTCCGCCTCGGCCTCGGCCCCAGCGGCCCCGTCGTGATCGAGAACTGGCACGGGATGGAGTACGGCAACCCGCTCCGGCGAACCCGCGAAACCGTCGAGATCGTTCGCGAAGTGCTCTCCGGAGAGCCGGTCAACTACGACGGCGACGACTTCCAGCTCTCGGGCTTCCGACTGCGCTGTGAGGCCCCGAAGCCGTCCCCGCCGATCGAGGTGACCGGGATGGGGCCGAAAGCCGTCGAACTCGCCGGTCGATTCGCCGACGGCTGGCACGGCATCATGCTCACTCCCGAGGGGATGGACGACCGCCTCGAGGACATCGAACGCGGCGCGGAACTCGGCGACCGAGACCCCGACGACGTCCACGTCACCACCGGCGTGACCTGCTGTGCGCTCGAGGACGCTGAGCGTGCACGCAAACTCACGCGCCAGCACATCGGCTTCTACATCGGCGGGATGGGCACGTTCTACCGCGACGCCTTAGAGCGCCAGGGCTACGAGGAGGCTCCCGAGATCCACGACGCGTGGCAGGACGGCGACCGAGAGCGCGCGCTCGAACTGGTCGACGAGAGCATCCTCGACGATCTCTGTGCCTTCGGGACGCCCGAAGAGACGCGCGAGCAACTCGAGGCCTACGAGGCCGTCGAGGGGCTCGATTCCATCGCGATCAGTTTCCCGCGTGGGGCTGACGAAGACACAGTCAAGCAGACGATGGAGGCCGTCGCACCCGACGCGTCCTAA
- a CDS encoding AIR synthase family protein produces MPGKVSPDDLLAHVFGRTGTAADDETVLQGPADGEDAAAIALSEGDETLVVSSDPISLAAEGVGTLAVPVACNDVAASGADPRWLTAVIMLPDEESDLEAITRDLDAAARDIGASIVGGHSEYVDQLERPILSLTAMGTAEAFVPTGGAEPGDSVLLTKAAGIEGTAILAADFGDELGVDEGARERAESFVDEISVAPDARAIRDRATAMHDPTEGGVAAGALEIARASGVRLEIDREAVPIRDETRRLCEAADVDPLRIFGSGALLATVPSDAVDDCLESLADAGLEGAEIGTVREGEFELVLDGESITEPVEDDLYPLWAAADSED; encoded by the coding sequence ATGCCCGGTAAGGTGAGTCCGGACGACCTGCTCGCACACGTCTTCGGCCGCACGGGAACGGCGGCCGACGACGAGACGGTCCTGCAGGGACCGGCGGACGGCGAGGACGCCGCCGCGATCGCACTCTCCGAGGGAGACGAGACGCTCGTCGTCAGCTCCGACCCGATCTCGCTCGCGGCGGAGGGGGTCGGCACGTTAGCCGTCCCCGTCGCCTGCAACGACGTCGCGGCCTCCGGTGCCGATCCGCGCTGGCTGACCGCCGTGATCATGCTTCCCGACGAGGAGAGCGATCTCGAGGCGATCACGCGCGACCTCGACGCCGCCGCGCGCGATATCGGCGCGTCGATCGTCGGCGGCCACTCGGAGTACGTCGACCAACTCGAGCGCCCGATCCTCTCGCTGACGGCGATGGGGACGGCCGAGGCCTTCGTCCCGACGGGCGGGGCCGAACCCGGCGATAGCGTTCTCCTGACGAAGGCCGCGGGCATCGAAGGAACGGCCATCCTCGCAGCCGATTTCGGCGACGAACTCGGAGTCGACGAGGGGGCCCGCGAGCGCGCCGAGTCGTTCGTCGACGAGATCAGCGTCGCCCCCGACGCTCGCGCGATCCGGGATCGCGCGACGGCGATGCACGATCCGACGGAGGGCGGCGTCGCGGCCGGCGCACTCGAGATCGCCCGCGCCTCGGGCGTGCGACTCGAGATCGATCGCGAGGCCGTCCCGATTCGCGACGAGACGAGACGGCTGTGCGAGGCGGCCGACGTCGATCCGCTCCGGATCTTCGGCTCCGGGGCGCTGCTGGCGACCGTGCCGAGTGACGCGGTCGACGACTGTCTGGAGTCGCTCGCGGACGCGGGGCTCGAGGGGGCCGAGATCGGAACGGTTCGCGAGGGGGAATTCGAACTCGTCCTCGACGGGGAGTCGATCACCGAACCGGTCGAGGACGACCTCTATCCCCTCTGGGCGGCGGCCGATAGCGAAGACTGA
- a CDS encoding phosphatase PAP2 family protein, with amino-acid sequence MRLEDESAVFRDTVSADYADIVVAVTQLGSPTTLMVLLAILFWCGSRRRSALVISYGVAGLGFVLALETLLGLPRPPESVYLTSIDVEGYGFPSGHAFASVVVYGGLVSVYDRLRDPVALLGAGTLVAAVSLSRVVLGVHYLGDVIVGAILGVVFVAAMNRVSRGMPTVGFTVAAALAVPAVYVTNAAAYAVLALGAAIGGLLTAGWIDRLPQLRSRLEGLVLVIVGGSVLVALRIVETVVDLTPLLVALYAALVAWIVFAPALVDRVGGTVFGSPETDS; translated from the coding sequence ATGCGACTCGAGGACGAGAGCGCGGTCTTTCGCGACACGGTTTCGGCCGATTACGCCGACATCGTCGTCGCCGTTACCCAACTCGGCAGTCCGACGACACTCATGGTGCTCCTCGCGATCCTGTTCTGGTGTGGCAGCCGCCGCCGGAGCGCGCTCGTGATCAGCTACGGCGTCGCCGGACTGGGATTTGTTCTGGCCCTCGAGACGCTGCTCGGACTCCCGCGACCACCGGAGTCGGTCTATCTGACGTCGATCGACGTCGAGGGCTACGGCTTCCCCAGCGGCCACGCCTTTGCGTCGGTCGTCGTCTACGGCGGTCTCGTCTCGGTGTACGATCGACTTCGAGATCCGGTCGCACTCCTGGGTGCCGGAACGCTCGTCGCGGCCGTCTCGCTCTCGAGGGTCGTCCTCGGCGTCCACTACCTCGGTGACGTAATCGTCGGCGCGATACTCGGCGTCGTCTTCGTCGCCGCGATGAACCGAGTCAGCCGCGGCATGCCGACGGTCGGCTTCACGGTCGCGGCTGCCCTCGCGGTTCCCGCCGTCTACGTCACCAACGCGGCCGCGTACGCGGTCCTCGCGCTCGGCGCAGCCATCGGCGGCCTGCTTACTGCAGGTTGGATCGATCGATTGCCGCAGCTTCGGTCCCGACTCGAGGGTCTCGTTCTCGTCATCGTGGGCGGAAGCGTCCTCGTCGCCCTCCGGATCGTCGAAACGGTCGTCGACCTCACACCCCTCCTCGTCGCCCTCTACGCGGCCCTCGTGGCGTGGATCGTGTTCGCCCCCGCGCTTGTCGACCGAGTCGGAGGAACGGTTTTCGGGTCACCAGAGACGGATTCGTGA
- a CDS encoding lactate 2-monooxygenase yields the protein MTDDTPKDTPQYGPKRQQDVYRKGMLEGQPPEFPVAYEELVECAHEELSDEAFAYVAGGAGSESTVRANDRAFDDWQIVPRMMRDVSSRDLSIELFDREYPAPIMLAPIGVQGILHGEAELAVARAASEFGIPMVLSSVSSYTFEEVADELGDSPGWFQLYWSSDRDVAASFLERAEGAGYEAVVVTLDTPKMGWRERDIELGYLPFLQGQGLKNYFEDPAFCERLEGDDPWADPEASIESWSECFGDASLTWNDLEWLDEQTDLPVLVKGILHPEDAREAVERGVDGLIVSNHGGRQVDGAIPALEALPDVVDAVDDATDEDEDVPVLFDSGIRRGSDVFRAVALGADAVLLGRPYALGLGIGGEDGVRAVLENLLADVDLTVGLSGCASIDEVDRSKVRRAER from the coding sequence ATGACAGACGACACCCCAAAAGACACCCCACAGTACGGACCGAAGCGACAACAGGACGTGTATCGCAAGGGTATGCTCGAGGGCCAACCCCCCGAGTTCCCGGTCGCCTACGAGGAGTTGGTCGAATGCGCCCACGAGGAACTGAGCGACGAGGCGTTCGCCTACGTCGCCGGCGGGGCCGGCTCGGAATCGACAGTGCGAGCCAACGACCGAGCCTTCGACGACTGGCAGATCGTTCCCCGGATGATGCGGGACGTCTCGAGTCGCGACCTCTCGATCGAACTCTTCGACCGCGAGTATCCGGCCCCGATCATGCTCGCGCCGATCGGTGTTCAGGGCATTCTCCACGGCGAGGCCGAACTCGCCGTCGCCCGCGCGGCCAGCGAGTTCGGGATCCCGATGGTCCTCAGTTCGGTCTCCTCCTACACCTTCGAGGAGGTCGCCGACGAACTCGGCGACAGTCCGGGCTGGTTCCAGCTCTACTGGAGCTCCGACCGAGATGTCGCTGCGAGTTTCCTCGAGCGCGCCGAAGGCGCCGGCTACGAGGCCGTCGTCGTCACTCTCGACACGCCGAAGATGGGCTGGCGCGAGCGCGACATCGAACTCGGTTACCTCCCCTTCCTGCAGGGCCAGGGCCTCAAAAACTACTTCGAGGATCCGGCCTTCTGCGAGCGACTCGAGGGCGACGATCCGTGGGCCGACCCCGAGGCGTCGATCGAATCCTGGAGCGAGTGTTTCGGCGACGCCTCGCTCACCTGGAACGACCTCGAGTGGCTGGACGAGCAGACCGACCTGCCGGTCCTCGTCAAGGGCATCCTTCATCCCGAGGACGCCCGTGAGGCCGTCGAACGCGGCGTCGACGGGCTGATCGTCTCGAATCACGGCGGACGGCAGGTCGATGGCGCGATTCCCGCGCTCGAGGCGCTGCCGGACGTGGTCGACGCCGTCGACGACGCGACCGACGAAGACGAAGACGTCCCCGTCCTCTTCGACAGCGGGATTCGCCGCGGAAGCGACGTCTTCCGCGCCGTCGCACTCGGTGCCGACGCGGTGTTGCTGGGCCGGCCGTACGCTCTGGGACTGGGCATCGGCGGCGAGGACGGTGTTCGGGCGGTTCTCGAGAACCTGCTGGCCGACGTCGATCTGACGGTCGGGCTCTCGGGCTGTGCAAGCATCGACGAGGTCGATCGGTCGAAGGTACGGAGGGCAGAACGGTGA
- a CDS encoding M14 family metallopeptidase gives MNTTDEEFGPLDVTIRGPGEPEVVVVAGVHGDEMSGIRAVRRLREADLNLQRGVAFVLANPAAIEAGERYLDSDLNRVFPGDSDGDREQRIAARLCEFVDGRTTLSLHGTEAEPTPFALIHSGQEREFELASELPVPYVVDHWGVNEHTITTCGFTVEIELAAENSEDVADSAEFQARAFLQRVDALPGDPPEADPDFFHMGEPVPKPDGESYELHVENFERVPEGIVYATVDGAALTADEPFWPIIMSDEGAEDIFGYRGQKIGESLEDVTETWIGENREPRASE, from the coding sequence ATGAACACCACAGACGAGGAGTTCGGTCCGCTCGACGTGACTATCCGGGGTCCGGGGGAGCCCGAGGTCGTGGTCGTCGCCGGCGTCCACGGCGACGAGATGAGCGGAATCCGCGCAGTGCGCCGCCTGCGCGAGGCCGACCTCAACCTGCAGCGTGGCGTCGCGTTCGTCCTCGCTAATCCGGCCGCCATCGAGGCCGGCGAACGCTACCTCGACTCGGATCTCAACCGCGTGTTCCCCGGCGATTCGGACGGCGACCGTGAGCAACGGATCGCCGCCAGACTCTGCGAGTTCGTCGACGGCCGGACGACGCTCTCGCTGCACGGCACCGAGGCCGAACCTACGCCGTTCGCACTGATACACAGCGGTCAGGAACGCGAGTTCGAACTCGCCTCGGAACTCCCCGTTCCGTACGTCGTCGATCACTGGGGAGTCAACGAGCACACGATCACGACGTGTGGCTTCACGGTTGAGATCGAACTCGCCGCAGAGAATTCCGAGGACGTAGCCGATTCGGCCGAGTTCCAGGCCCGCGCGTTCCTCCAGCGGGTGGACGCACTTCCCGGAGATCCACCGGAGGCCGATCCCGACTTCTTCCACATGGGCGAGCCCGTTCCGAAGCCCGACGGGGAGTCATACGAGTTACACGTCGAGAATTTCGAACGGGTTCCGGAGGGAATCGTCTATGCGACCGTCGACGGAGCAGCGCTGACCGCGGACGAGCCGTTTTGGCCGATAATCATGTCCGACGAGGGAGCCGAAGATATCTTCGGCTACCGGGGCCAGAAGATCGGCGAATCCCTCGAAGACGTCACGGAGACGTGGATCGGTGAGAACCGAGAACCGCGTGCGTCCGAGTAG
- a CDS encoding RNase H family protein has protein sequence MTDDALPAEHRSPLATLVDEVLAGVGYEVAAATDAVDDAVPGYGGLFDPETTPDELRRALESLLESGLSRPPVPEPTSDAFVLYVDGSSRGNPGPAGAGAVIADAAGDQLARLGRPVGSRTGNNTAEYVALQLGLAELLARYEPRRVEVRIDSMTVIRDVWGGDDPTEPASRGTARPLRRHSRAFRTISTRIWPTAT, from the coding sequence GTGACTGACGACGCGCTTCCGGCCGAACACCGCTCGCCGCTGGCCACGCTCGTCGACGAGGTGCTCGCGGGCGTCGGCTACGAGGTCGCGGCTGCCACCGACGCCGTCGACGACGCCGTCCCCGGCTACGGCGGCCTCTTCGATCCCGAAACCACCCCGGACGAACTGCGTCGCGCACTCGAGAGCCTCCTGGAGTCGGGACTCAGTCGGCCACCCGTCCCCGAACCGACGAGCGACGCGTTCGTCCTCTACGTGGACGGTAGTTCACGCGGCAACCCCGGCCCTGCAGGGGCGGGCGCTGTCATCGCGGACGCTGCGGGGGACCAGCTCGCCCGTCTCGGCCGACCGGTCGGCTCCCGGACGGGGAACAATACCGCCGAGTACGTCGCCCTCCAACTCGGGCTCGCCGAGCTGTTGGCTCGGTACGAGCCACGCAGGGTAGAGGTCCGCATCGATTCGATGACGGTCATCCGAGACGTCTGGGGTGGCGACGACCCGACGGAGCCGGCGTCGAGAGGTACAGCGAGGCCGTTACGACGGCACTCTCGAGCATTCCGGACCATCAGTACACGCATCTGGCCGACAGCGACCTGA
- a CDS encoding AAA domain-containing protein, giving the protein MHVRGTVAGDVEVKSVSTSYGESDLAEVPLRLERDGDESTRQEPVSRDTAGQPDIVDGHETTTVTLWNKWTESAEYLEPGLELLVTNAEEKEYRGETQYSTTGDSYVVVEPTFLVNVTSIRNWVECPRLYFLNKLSGVPLNYPVVKGTLVHEVFGDLLRGRELEESIDARVDERGLELGLLGETAESVTEDVRENAKAIEGWLEQGRLTEEDSWRSEQLLISETFGIRGRADAIRRGAPVELKTGKNLKKVPRFKDKVQAACYALLLEEHGGDVDTGTLLYTKNSALDRNEETGDLTPAKDFSMGDGLLKFVVRLRNELAAMEIKGEIPTGYEGSAKCEYCFEQDTCMVVSGRLDQESKAGQIGQALPEEEREYFDRFYRAIEEERREVHREYAKLWEQDAQERADDDRALIDLEFVEKRPLEGGRWELRARRTSGANSKIREGDFVLASDGHPVRGSSELAIIERLDEEVVLTADEPVEVTRLDVYPSELTTDRLLAAMHDALLKGDERRKDILFGRADPEFDTVSETFIDNNAAQNEAVTKAVSAQDCALIHGPPGTGKTYTIARAIRAMVERGERVLLSAFTNRAVDNALEALLEQLDDVIDEDRVVRVGSESGVREDMQSYRLERSGDPEDRLAELQNAQVVAATTATCGSRVMKEQAFDAALVDEAAQLTEPGTCAAINLAERFVLVGDHEQLPPVVRAENDLTESLFERLVDLHPDAGVMLDRQYRMNQRIQAFASREFYDGELRPAEPEIAARTLDDLEGVSRAELPDELRDPVAFVDVEGDGSQYTDGEEAARIADLVETYEAAGINRTDIGVIAPFRAQVSEITSHVPDDVSVDTVDRFQGSSQEIIIVSFTATGSLEGPIFEDYRRINVALTRPKRALVLVGDSGALATDPVYERMLEWANG; this is encoded by the coding sequence GTGCACGTACGCGGAACCGTCGCGGGCGACGTCGAAGTGAAGTCGGTATCGACGAGCTACGGCGAGAGCGACCTCGCCGAAGTGCCGCTGCGACTCGAGCGCGACGGCGACGAATCGACGCGACAGGAACCTGTGTCTCGAGACACCGCGGGCCAACCCGACATCGTGGACGGCCACGAGACGACGACGGTGACGCTCTGGAACAAGTGGACGGAGTCGGCGGAGTACTTAGAGCCCGGGCTGGAACTACTCGTCACGAACGCCGAGGAAAAGGAGTACCGGGGCGAGACCCAGTACTCGACGACGGGCGACTCCTACGTCGTCGTCGAGCCGACCTTTCTGGTGAACGTGACGTCGATCCGCAACTGGGTCGAATGTCCCCGGCTCTACTTCCTGAACAAGCTCTCCGGGGTGCCGCTGAACTACCCTGTCGTGAAGGGGACGCTGGTCCACGAGGTCTTCGGCGACCTCCTCCGCGGACGAGAGTTGGAGGAGTCGATCGACGCCCGCGTGGACGAACGCGGTCTCGAACTCGGCTTGCTCGGCGAGACGGCCGAATCCGTCACCGAAGACGTCCGGGAGAACGCGAAAGCGATCGAGGGCTGGCTCGAGCAGGGCCGCCTGACCGAGGAGGATAGCTGGCGCTCCGAACAGTTGCTCATCAGCGAGACGTTCGGTATCCGCGGGCGGGCTGACGCCATCCGGCGGGGCGCGCCGGTCGAACTCAAGACGGGAAAGAATCTGAAGAAGGTGCCACGCTTCAAGGACAAGGTGCAGGCCGCCTGCTACGCGCTCTTGCTCGAGGAACACGGCGGCGACGTTGACACCGGCACCCTGCTCTACACGAAAAACTCGGCGCTCGACAGGAACGAGGAGACCGGCGACCTCACCCCCGCGAAGGACTTCTCGATGGGCGACGGCCTGCTGAAGTTCGTCGTTCGGCTGCGAAACGAACTCGCGGCCATGGAGATCAAAGGCGAGATTCCAACGGGCTACGAGGGCTCGGCGAAGTGCGAGTACTGCTTCGAGCAGGACACCTGCATGGTCGTCTCGGGACGACTCGACCAGGAGTCGAAGGCCGGCCAGATCGGACAGGCCCTCCCCGAGGAGGAACGCGAGTACTTCGACCGGTTCTACCGCGCCATCGAGGAGGAACGCCGGGAAGTCCACCGCGAGTACGCCAAACTCTGGGAGCAAGACGCCCAAGAGCGGGCCGACGACGACCGCGCGCTGATCGACCTCGAGTTCGTGGAGAAACGGCCGCTCGAGGGCGGCCGCTGGGAACTGCGCGCGCGTCGAACGAGCGGCGCGAACTCGAAGATTCGAGAGGGTGACTTCGTGCTGGCGAGCGACGGTCATCCGGTCCGCGGGAGTTCGGAGCTCGCGATCATCGAGCGGCTCGACGAGGAGGTCGTACTGACGGCCGACGAGCCCGTCGAAGTGACGCGGCTGGACGTCTATCCCTCCGAACTGACGACCGATCGGCTGCTCGCCGCGATGCACGACGCGCTCTTGAAGGGCGACGAGCGTCGAAAAGACATTCTGTTCGGCCGAGCCGATCCGGAGTTTGACACCGTCTCCGAGACCTTCATCGACAACAACGCGGCCCAGAACGAGGCCGTCACGAAAGCCGTCAGCGCGCAGGACTGCGCGCTGATCCACGGCCCGCCCGGCACCGGAAAGACCTACACCATCGCTCGCGCCATCCGCGCGATGGTCGAACGCGGCGAGCGCGTGCTTCTCTCCGCGTTTACGAATCGTGCAGTGGACAACGCTCTCGAGGCCCTGCTCGAGCAGTTAGACGACGTGATCGACGAGGACCGCGTCGTCCGCGTCGGCTCCGAGAGCGGCGTGCGCGAGGACATGCAGTCCTACCGCCTCGAGCGCTCGGGCGACCCCGAGGACCGACTCGCCGAACTGCAGAACGCGCAGGTCGTCGCCGCGACGACGGCGACCTGCGGCTCGCGGGTCATGAAAGAGCAAGCGTTCGACGCCGCGTTAGTCGACGAGGCCGCCCAGCTGACGGAGCCGGGGACCTGTGCAGCGATCAACCTCGCCGAGCGGTTCGTCCTCGTCGGAGACCACGAACAGCTGCCGCCGGTCGTCCGCGCAGAGAACGACCTCACCGAGTCGCTGTTCGAACGCCTCGTCGACCTCCACCCCGATGCGGGCGTCATGCTCGACCGCCAGTACCGGATGAACCAACGCATTCAGGCCTTCGCCTCCCGGGAGTTCTACGACGGCGAGCTTCGACCCGCCGAGCCCGAGATCGCGGCGCGGACGCTCGACGATCTCGAAGGCGTCTCCCGCGCTGAGTTGCCCGACGAACTCCGGGACCCGGTCGCGTTCGTCGACGTCGAGGGTGACGGCAGTCAGTACACCGACGGCGAGGAGGCCGCGCGGATCGCCGACCTCGTCGAAACATACGAGGCGGCAGGGATCAACCGAACCGACATCGGCGTCATCGCCCCCTTCCGCGCTCAGGTCTCCGAAATCACGAGCCACGTTCCCGACGATGTCTCGGTCGACACTGTCGACCGTTTTCAGGGCTCGAGTCAGGAGATCATCATCGTCTCCTTTACCGCGACGGGGTCGCTCGAGGGACCGATCTTCGAGGACTACCGGCGAATCAACGTCGCCTTGACCCGACCGAAACGCGCGCTTGTACTCGTCGGCGACTCCGGAGCCTTAGCGACGGATCCGGTCTACGAACGGATGCTCGAGTGGGCGAACGGATAG
- a CDS encoding HAD family hydrolase yields the protein MSSDGRDGGSETDGCSTAWDAVFWDIGGVILELESVQAAHAAFVEELVEEHDLELSVEEAIDAWRTAVGDHFREREGTEFQSAREAYAVGVEALVGEDLPRERWEPDFERHVESSIEPIPGAVETIRELARRDIHVGVVSDVDDDAGKEMLEAFGVREAFDSITTSEEVGRTKPDPAMFETALEKADADPERSLMIGDRYDHDVKGADEMEINGVAFGAEDGPAAAYRIESLEEVLEIVEREQSDG from the coding sequence GTGAGTAGCGACGGCCGAGACGGGGGCAGTGAAACTGATGGATGTTCTACGGCGTGGGACGCCGTCTTCTGGGACATCGGCGGCGTCATCCTCGAACTCGAGTCCGTCCAGGCCGCCCACGCCGCGTTCGTCGAGGAGTTGGTCGAAGAACACGACCTCGAGCTATCGGTCGAGGAGGCCATCGACGCGTGGCGGACGGCCGTCGGAGACCACTTCCGCGAGCGCGAGGGCACCGAGTTCCAGTCGGCCCGCGAGGCCTACGCGGTGGGTGTCGAGGCGCTCGTCGGCGAGGACCTCCCCCGCGAGCGGTGGGAGCCCGATTTCGAGCGACATGTGGAGTCGTCGATCGAACCGATTCCGGGCGCGGTCGAGACGATTCGCGAACTCGCTCGGCGCGACATCCACGTCGGAGTGGTGAGCGACGTGGACGACGACGCGGGCAAGGAGATGCTCGAGGCTTTCGGCGTTCGCGAGGCGTTCGACTCGATCACCACCTCCGAGGAGGTGGGTCGAACGAAACCCGATCCCGCGATGTTCGAGACCGCACTCGAGAAGGCCGACGCCGACCCCGAGCGATCGCTGATGATCGGCGACCGCTACGACCACGACGTGAAGGGGGCCGACGAGATGGAGATCAACGGGGTCGCGTTCGGTGCCGAGGACGGTCCAGCCGCCGCCTATCGAATCGAGTCGCTCGAGGAGGTGCTCGAGATCGTCGAACGCGAACAGTCGGACGGCTGA
- a CDS encoding SDR family NAD(P)-dependent oxidoreductase: protein MSTEQFSVDGDVAIITGSSSGIGRGIAERFAADGVDVVVCSREQENVDPVAEEINASDSPGEALAIECDVTDREAVEALIEATVEEFGGLDVLVNNAGASFMADFDDVSENGWKTIVDINLHGTYNCTHAAADHLKDGGGSVVNFASVAGQRGSPLMSPYGASKAGVINLTTTVSYEWADEGVRVNCIAPGFVATPGVESQMGVSADNIDREEVARRIGTVEEIADVTQFLASPASSYVVGETITVQGVPQISEDHEV from the coding sequence ATGAGCACCGAGCAGTTTAGCGTCGACGGCGATGTCGCCATTATCACTGGCTCCTCGAGCGGCATCGGCCGCGGAATCGCCGAACGCTTCGCCGCCGACGGCGTCGATGTCGTCGTCTGTTCGCGCGAACAGGAGAACGTCGACCCCGTCGCGGAGGAGATCAACGCGAGCGACAGCCCCGGCGAGGCGCTGGCGATCGAGTGCGACGTGACCGACCGCGAGGCCGTCGAGGCGCTCATCGAGGCCACCGTCGAGGAGTTCGGCGGGCTAGACGTGCTGGTCAACAACGCCGGCGCGTCGTTCATGGCCGACTTCGACGATGTCTCGGAGAACGGCTGGAAAACCATCGTCGACATCAACCTCCACGGAACGTACAACTGTACGCACGCGGCCGCTGACCACCTCAAGGACGGCGGTGGCTCCGTCGTCAACTTCGCGAGCGTCGCCGGCCAGCGCGGCTCGCCGCTGATGAGCCCGTACGGGGCCTCCAAGGCGGGTGTCATCAACCTCACCACGACGGTCTCCTACGAGTGGGCCGACGAGGGGGTCCGCGTCAACTGCATCGCGCCCGGCTTCGTCGCCACGCCCGGCGTCGAGAGCCAGATGGGCGTCTCAGCGGACAATATCGATCGCGAAGAAGTCGCCCGGCGGATCGGCACCGTCGAGGAGATCGCCGACGTGACGCAGTTCCTCGCCAGCCCCGCCTCGTCCTACGTCGTCGGTGAGACGATCACCGTTCAGGGCGTCCCGCAGATCAGCGAAGATCACGAGGTCTGA